The Anaerobranca gottschalkii DSM 13577 genome segment ATTCTATTACTTTAACCCCTGGAACATTAACCATTGATGTGGATGAAGATATTTTTGTCGTTCATTATCTAACTGAACAAAACGCTGTAGATGTTCAAAACTGGGCAGTAAAATCAAAAATGCTTTATCTGGATGGTGAAAAGGATGGATAATTTATTTATAGGGACAGCCATCGCTTTGATGATTTTAGTTTTTCTTTGCTTGTATCGGGCGATTATAGGACCAAGGACAATAGACAGAGTTGTATCCATAAATATTATAGGAACAAAGGCTTTAATTGTTCTTTCCCTTATTTCCTTTGTTTTTAATGAGACCTTTTATTTAGATGTAGCTGTTGTTTATGCTTTAATTAGTTTTATCATGACAATAGGTGTATCAAAGTATATTGATACTGAAAATATAGATTAGGGGGTGCCAAAATTGTCCTTTATGTCGATAATTATTGCTGTATTATTATTTTTCAGTGTTTTTTTCTTTTCCGTTGGCACCATCGGGTTATTGCGATTGCCCGATACTTATACTAGGATGCATGCCACAACTAAAGGTGATACTTTAGGGGCAGGTTTAGCATTGTTAGCTCTAGCTTTATATAATCTCGATAAACCATTTGTTGCTGCTAAACTTTTAATTATCATAGTATTTGTCTGGATAACTAATCCTACCGCTGCCCATATAATTGCCAGGGCTCAATACAAAAAAGACTTTCTCGAAAAAACCCAAGGGAAGGGGGATTAGTTATGGAGGTATTACACTTTTTGTTATTAACTTTTCTTGTAGTTTGTGCTATAGCTGTATCTAGAATTAAGGATTTGCTTGGTGCAGTTATAATTTTTGCTGCCTACAGCTTAATAATGGCTATTATTTGGCAACAATTAAATGCTCCGGATATCGCCCTTACAGAAGCTGCGATGGGAGCAGGTGTTACCACCTTGTTGATGATGGTTGTTATCAGTAAAACTAGGAGGAGAGAAGAAAAATGAGAGTTATAATTTCTACTATCTCCCTTTTAGTTATAGGTATAATTTTATTGATGATGGTGGCTGAAATGCCGGAATTTGGTTCTCCTTCAAATCCGTCAAATAACATAGTAAGCCAAAGGTTTACTGAAGAAGTTGTTGAAGATACTAATGTCAAAAATATCGTATCGGCAATAATAACTGATTATAGGGCTTATGATACTATAGGTGAAACAACTGTCCTTTTTACCGGAATTGCCGCCGTCCTTACAGTTTTAGGTGCCCACATAAAAGCTGGGCAAAACAAAGGAAGTGAAGAAAATGAATAAAAATAGTGTTGTTTTACAGACCGTTGTTAAAATAATTATACCCTTTATTCAAGTTTACGGAATATTTATCATTCTCAATGGTCACCTATCCCCTGGTGGCGGGTTTGCTGGAGGGACAATTTTAGGTAGTAGTTTAATCTTATATTCTTTAGCTTATGGTGTTAAAAAAGGGATTGAACGTTTCCCGAGAAATAATGCAAAAATTTTAGAAAGTACCGGTGGTTTAATTTTTATCTTAATTGGTTTACTAGGAATTGTTAAAGGAGGCAATTTTTTATCTAATAATTTATTCTCTTCTTTAGGTAGCTTTGGTAAACTATTTAGTGGAGGCATTATTCCTGTAGTAACTTTAGCCATCGGTATTAAAGTTGCAAGTACAATTGTAACACTTTTCTATCACCTGTTAGAGGAGAAGAAAATATGATGGAATTTATTAGGGCTTTAATTACCAATTATTACTATTTTGTTTCGATATTGTTATTCCTTATTGGATTTCATACTATGCTTACCCATTCAAATCTTATCAAAAAAGTTATTGGAATGAATATTATGGAAACATCAATTTTCCTGTTTTTTGTTGCAATAGGTTATGTTGATGGAAAAAATGCGCCAATTTTAAATGAAAAGGCAGTAGGCTATATTAACCCTTTGCCATCGGCACTAATTTTGACTGGTTTAGTGGTAGGAGTAAGTTTAACAGCTTTTTCATTAAGTTTAATTGTTAAACTCTATAAATATTATGGTACTTTAGATGCCGATGAGATTATGAGGATAAGGAGTCAAGAAGAATGATACACATACCTATTATAATGATTGTATTATGCTTGTTATCTGCCTTTTTAATACCTTTAATCAGTAAGTTTAAACCTGGAATAATCAGTCCGATGATTAGACTAACCCTTTTATTTAATACTATAGGTACATTTTTACTTTTTAAATATATAAATGATCATGGCCCCTTTGAATATTACTTAGGGGGGTGGCAACCTCCATGGGGGATTGCTATAACAATTGATTATTTATCATTATTTATGGTACTTGTAATAAACATAATCTCTTTTTTAATTGTAATCTATGCCGATGCTGATATATGCCATGAAATTGGAAATGATAATTGTCCGTGGTTTTACACTCTATTTATACTATTAGTGGGAGCAATGATTGCTTTAGCATTATCTAATGATATATTTAATATTTTTGTCTTCACTGAAATAACAACTATTACAGCATGTGGTATAATAGTAGTAAAACCCCACAAAATGTGTGTTGAAGCAGCTTTTAAATATTTAATATTGAGCACCTTAGGCTCTGGGCTAATTTTGTTAGGTATCGCCCTTTTATATATGGTAACTGGCCATTTTAACTTAAACTTTATAGCAGGGGAATTGACTTATGCAATCAATTTATATCCATTAAATATTATAGTATCTTTGGCCCTGTTTATTGTTGGTTTTGGAATAAAATCAGCTTTATTTCCCTTACATGTCTGGTTACCTGATGCCCATTCATCAGCTCCATCACCCTCTAGTGCTATTTTATCGGGGGTTGTAGTTAAAATCTATGCAATAGTTTTATTGCGAATAATCTACAAAGTTTACGGTATCGGAATCTTTACCCAAATTCCTATTCCGGAGATAATTTTAGCAATGGCTACTTTAGCAATTTTTGCTGGCTCATTATTTGCTATAGCCCAAGAAGATATAAAAAGGATGTTAGCTTTTTCCTCAGTAGCACAAATTGGTTATATATTTTTAGGAATTGCATTGTTAAACTTAAATAGTGTATCTGGAGGGATTCTTCATATCGCTAACCATGCAATGATGAAATCACTATTGTTTTTATCAGCAGGGGCAATTATCTATAAAACTGGGGTAAGGAAAATTAGTCAATTAGAGGGTATGGGTTTTAAAATGCCGATAACGATGATGTTATTTAGTATAGGGGCATTATCTATGGTAGGTATTCCTGGTTTCAATGGTTTTATTAGTAAATATTACCTGGTAATTGGAGCACTAGATGCCCATAAACCCTTTTACGCTTTAGTGATAATTATCAGTAGCTTATTAAATGCAGTTTATTACTTACCTATTGTATTAAAGGCTTTCTTTGGGCAAAAAGGGGATGTTTCTTTAGGTAATGATGGTTTACCAAAAAGGATGTTAGTGCCTATGCTTGTTCTAGGAGCTGCATGTATTATATTTGGACTAATACCAGGCAATTTATTTAACCTTGTTCAAAGGGCAGCAGAGATTTTATTATCAGTAAATTAAATACGGGGGGCTTAATATGAGGGATCAAATCATTAACTTTTTACCTGTTTGGGCGGTTTTATTACCAATATTATCAACAATACCCTTATTTATAATAGAGCAAAAGTCTCCTAAACTAAGGGATTTGTTTGCTGTAGTAATTTCTACCTTGACCTTTTTACTAGTGTTAGCGATGTATCCTGCAATTAATAGTGGACAAGTTATCTATTTAGAATATCCTAGGATTTTCCCGCCCTTTGGAATATCCTTTAGGGTTGACTTTTTAGGCTATGTTTTAGCGCTAATTTCATCTTTTGTTTGGCTCCTATGTGTAATCTATTCTAAAGAATATATGTGCAAGGAACATAGCTGTAATAGATTCTATCCCTTTTTACTTTTAAGTCTCGGTGGATGTTTAGGGGTAGTCCTAACCGGTGATTTATTTAGTCTATTCTTGTTTTTTGAACTAATGTCTTTAGCATCATATGTCCTAGTAGTTCATGAGGAATCCCCTGCAGCGATGAGGGCAGGCTATAAATATTTAATGTTAACATTAGTGGGAGGCTTATCGTTATTTTTCGGTATTGTTATAACTTTTGAGGTGTTAGGAACTGTAAGTTTCAATGATACTGTGATGTTTGAGGTTGCTAATGGATTAGCCTTTACTGCATTTTTGTCATATTTAATAGGGTTTGGTATGAAAATGGGAATTTTTCCCCTACATGTTTGGCTGCCAGATGCCCATCCAGTAGCACCGTCTCCAGCTAGTGCTTTACTTTCGGGAATTATGTTAAAGACAGGGGCCTATGGTTTATTAAGGGTTATTTACCAAATATTTGGTCCTAATTTATTGATGGAAGCAAATTGGCATAAAATTCTACTAGTCCTAGCCGGTCTAACAATATTTTTAGGTTCAGCAGTAGCCATTGCTCAAACAGATTTAAAAAGAAGGTTAGCCTATTCAAGTATTGGGCAGATGGGCTATATACTTCTAGGCATGTCTTTACTGACTGAAAATGCTTTAATCGGCGATATTTTCCACATTCTTTCCCATGCTATGATGAAAGCCACACTATTTTTAGCGGCAGGAATTATAATTTTTAAAACTGGGAAAAAGAAAATTGCTGATTTAAAGGGTATAGGTTATGAAATGCCAATTACGATGATTTGTTTTACTATAGCTGCTTTAGCAATGATAGGAATACCGCCTTTTAATGGCTATGTAAGTAAATTATTACTTTCTATCGGTGCTTTAGATGCAGGGTATTCTTTTTATGTATTATTATTAATAATTAGTAGCTTGATGAACGGGGTATATTACCTACCTATAATTATAGCTGCATTTTTCGGTAAAGAAATTGATGGTGCTAAAATTAAGGTGCCCCTTTTTAAAGAAGCTGCCCCTGCTATGCTGTTTCCGATAGTAATATTAGCAGCTTTTTGTTTGATTTTTGGTCTGTTTCCTAAAAATTTAGCTTTAGAACTTTCTGAATTAGCAGCAAAACTATTATTAGGAAGGGGATAGAAATGGAACTATTCTCAAAGGGTATGGGGGCTGAACTCATACCGTTTCTAATCGTGATTTTACCAATACTTGGGGCTTTTTTAACTTTTATCTTTAGGAAAAATTCTATAATGAGAGATCTAATGGCTGTTTCTATAACAGTGGTAATTTGGTTATTATCTTTAATGTTAATACCAGCTTTGAAAAATGGTGCAATCCGATTAATTTTAAATGATTTTTTAGTAATTGGTTTAACTTTTAAAATTGATTACTTTAGTTTAGTATTTCTTAACCTTTTTACCCTTGTTTGGATGTTAGCTACCATTTATGCAACTAATTATATGGCATTTGAACACCGTCAAACCCGTTTTTTTGTATTTTTGTTATTGACATATACTGGCTCTTTAGGGGTAGTTGCAGCTGGTGATTTCTTTACTTTGTTTCTATTTTTTGAGTTAATGGCTTTTTGTTCCTATGTACTAGTAATTCATGAAGAAAGCGAAAAAGCGATGAAAGCTGGTCACTTATATCTTTTCTTAGGGGTAATAGGCGGGTTGGCTTTGTTATTAGCGATAATATTCCAGTATAACCATACAGGAAGTATGGCTTTCAATAGCTTGTTACCTTTATTTGAAGGGGATAGTGGAAAATTATTTACAATTCTTTTATTGTATACATTGGGATTTGGTTTAAAAGCTGGGATGGCACCCCTTCACATTTGGCTGCCTCAAGCCCATCCTATTGCCCCATCACCAGCTAGTGCCCTATTATCAGGTATTATGATAAAAACTGGTGCTTACGGATTAATTAGGGTATTTGCATCAACCTTTAGTTATACATCTGAAATATCTACCTTTTATAGTGAAACAATTGGACAATATGGATATTGGTTGATTTGGGCTGGAATAATTACTATGTTTATAGGTGCTTTTTTAGCCTTATTTCAACAAGGTGCTAAAAATATCTTGGCATATTCAAGTGTTAGCCAAATAGGCTATATAATTATGGGGATAGGTTGTGCCGCTTACCTTGGCAGTTATGGTGCCATGGCTATGTCTGGGGTTATTTATCACACTATCAACCACGCTTTGTTTAAAGGGGCATTATTTTTAACAGTAGGAGCAATATATATTTATACCCATGACTTAGATATAACAAGGGTTAGGGGGTTAGCCAGTAAATATCCCTTTTTAATGATAGTATTCTTGGTATCAGCCTTTGGTATAGCTGGGGTTCCTGGTTTTAATGGATATCCTAGCAAGTCTATTCTTCACCATGCTATAGTAGAAGCCTATGAATATAATGGTTTAATAAGTTTATGGTGGGCAGAAAAGATTTTTACCTTAACCAGTGCTCTCACAATATGTTATTTTATTAAATTGTTCCGGGGTCTGTTTTTGGGAGAGATGCCAAAGAAATTTAAAGAACTACCGGATACACCACTAGTGATGAAATCAGTATTAACGGTTTTCGCCACATTAATGTTGTTTATTGGGATTTTTCCCCATGTACCATTAAAAGGTATTGTACTAAAAGGAGTAAGTGTATTTTCATATCAACCTTATTCTGTTGCTTATGTAGAAAAGCTTAATGTCTTTAACAGCCATGATTTGTTGGCAATAGGGATTACCTTTTTTATAGCTGGTGTTATTTATTTCACCTTTGAAAAGTTTAATCTATATAATCTACAATTTCCTCAGTGGTTAAGTGTTGAAAAGATGTTCTATATGCCAATAGCAAAAGGTTTTATGTTTATTTGTCTAGGGCCTTCAGTAGTATTAGATCAAACTGTGAATAAAATGTACCATGGAACAGGACAAGCATCTATGGATGTATTTAAGCATATAGGTGAGATTGAAAACTCAATAGATAAAGCCTATTCTAAAGCTGGAACTATTTCGACATCTATCTCTGAAGATGCTCCAGATAAAAAATGCGTTAATAATCAACGGACTTTTTGGGAGAAATTATCTGTTAATCCTGAGTGGAATTTAAAAAATCTTAACTTTGATAGTATTATAGTAGTTTGTTTATTTACAATTCTCTTAGTAATTCTTGTATTTTTTAGCAAAGGACTATTATAATATGATATAATTTAAGGGATGGCTTTTGCCATCTCAAAATTTTATCCAAAACTATCTTTAAAGGAGGATATCCCCATGCAAGTAGTTTCTGTTTCAATAAGTGAAAAAAAAGGTATGAAAAAGACGCCGATAAATAAAGCTAAACTAATAGAAGGATTTGGTATAGAAGGAGATGCCCATGGAGGAAAATGGCATAGACAAGTAAGTCTATTAGCTGAAGAAAGCATTAATAAAATGAAAGACTTAGGGTTAGATGTCGATTATGGAAGTTTTGCAGAAAATATAACTACTAGTGGAATAGAGTTAAATTCCTTGCCGATAGGTACCCTTTTAAAAATTGGAGAAGAAGCTTTGCTATCTGTAAGTCAAATCGGTAAAGAATGTCATACCAGATGTGCTATCTATCATCAAGCAGGGGATTGCGTAATGCCTAGAGAAGGAATTTTCGCTTATGTTTTAAAGGGTGGAGAAATTAAAGCTGGTGATAAAATAGAAATACTCGAAAATTATACTGCAGCTGTTCTTACAATAAGTGACAAAGGCTCTAAGGGTGAAAGGGTTGATACTGCCGGACCTAAAATTCAAACTTTACTAGCAGGTTTAGGAATAACGACAATAGAGTCCGCTATTGTACCTGATGATTACAAAGATATTCAAAGTATTTTAAGAGACTGGATAGAAGTTGAAATAAATTTAATCATTACAACTGGAGGAACAGGTATTTCCCCAAGGGATATAACACCAGAAGCAACACAACCTTTAATTGAAAAACCCATTCCAGGTATAATGGAAGCTATAAGGTATAAAAGTGGGAAAATTACCAGTAGAGCTTATTTAACCCGGGGAATAGCAGGAGTTGCTAAAAAATCACTAATAATTAACTTGCCGGGAAGTGAAAAGGCAGTTACAGAAAGTTTAGAAGTAATTTCTGAGTTTTTAATCCATGGTTTAGAAACTCTCACTGGAAAGAGTAAAGATTGTGGTAGAAAATAACTAGCTTAGATTTTTAAATTGATTTAAGAAGGTGTTTAATATGAGAAAAAATTTAATAATACTACTTATAATAATTTCAACTGTTATAACAGGGTGTAACTTTGGAAAAAGGGAAAATCTTACTGAGTATCAAACCATTCGAAGAAGTTTTTTCACTATGGACACTATTTTAGATATAGTTGTTCAGGTAGAGGATGAAAACCAGGGAAAGGATGCAATAGAAAAGGCTTATGCTGAAATACAAAGGCTGGAAAATATATTAAGTGCTACAATCCCTACCAGTGAAATAACTGCTATAAATAAAAATGCTGGTATAGGACCAGTTAAAGTAAGTCCTGAAACCTTTTATCTTCTAGAGAAAGGGATTGAATTTGGAGAATTAACGGAGGGGAAGTTTG includes the following:
- a CDS encoding monovalent cation/H+ antiporter complex subunit F, which produces MDNLFIGTAIALMILVFLCLYRAIIGPRTIDRVVSINIIGTKALIVLSLISFVFNETFYLDVAVVYALISFIMTIGVSKYIDTENID
- the mnhG gene encoding monovalent cation/H(+) antiporter subunit G gives rise to the protein MSIIIAVLLFFSVFFFSVGTIGLLRLPDTYTRMHATTKGDTLGAGLALLALALYNLDKPFVAAKLLIIIVFVWITNPTAAHIIARAQYKKDFLEKTQGKGD
- a CDS encoding hydrogenase subunit MbhD domain-containing protein encodes the protein MEVLHFLLLTFLVVCAIAVSRIKDLLGAVIIFAAYSLIMAIIWQQLNAPDIALTEAAMGAGVTTLLMMVVISKTRRREEK
- the mbhE gene encoding hydrogen gas-evolving membrane-bound hydrogenase subunit E, with product MRVIISTISLLVIGIILLMMVAEMPEFGSPSNPSNNIVSQRFTEEVVEDTNVKNIVSAIITDYRAYDTIGETTVLFTGIAAVLTVLGAHIKAGQNKGSEENE
- a CDS encoding MnhB domain-containing protein — translated: MNKNSVVLQTVVKIIIPFIQVYGIFIILNGHLSPGGGFAGGTILGSSLILYSLAYGVKKGIERFPRNNAKILESTGGLIFILIGLLGIVKGGNFLSNNLFSSLGSFGKLFSGGIIPVVTLAIGIKVASTIVTLFYHLLEEKKI
- a CDS encoding cation:proton antiporter subunit C; protein product: MMEFIRALITNYYYFVSILLFLIGFHTMLTHSNLIKKVIGMNIMETSIFLFFVAIGYVDGKNAPILNEKAVGYINPLPSALILTGLVVGVSLTAFSLSLIVKLYKYYGTLDADEIMRIRSQEE
- a CDS encoding complex I subunit 5 family protein; the protein is MIHIPIIMIVLCLLSAFLIPLISKFKPGIISPMIRLTLLFNTIGTFLLFKYINDHGPFEYYLGGWQPPWGIAITIDYLSLFMVLVINIISFLIVIYADADICHEIGNDNCPWFYTLFILLVGAMIALALSNDIFNIFVFTEITTITACGIIVVKPHKMCVEAAFKYLILSTLGSGLILLGIALLYMVTGHFNLNFIAGELTYAINLYPLNIIVSLALFIVGFGIKSALFPLHVWLPDAHSSAPSPSSAILSGVVVKIYAIVLLRIIYKVYGIGIFTQIPIPEIILAMATLAIFAGSLFAIAQEDIKRMLAFSSVAQIGYIFLGIALLNLNSVSGGILHIANHAMMKSLLFLSAGAIIYKTGVRKISQLEGMGFKMPITMMLFSIGALSMVGIPGFNGFISKYYLVIGALDAHKPFYALVIIISSLLNAVYYLPIVLKAFFGQKGDVSLGNDGLPKRMLVPMLVLGAACIIFGLIPGNLFNLVQRAAEILLSVN
- a CDS encoding complex I subunit 5 family protein, translating into MRDQIINFLPVWAVLLPILSTIPLFIIEQKSPKLRDLFAVVISTLTFLLVLAMYPAINSGQVIYLEYPRIFPPFGISFRVDFLGYVLALISSFVWLLCVIYSKEYMCKEHSCNRFYPFLLLSLGGCLGVVLTGDLFSLFLFFELMSLASYVLVVHEESPAAMRAGYKYLMLTLVGGLSLFFGIVITFEVLGTVSFNDTVMFEVANGLAFTAFLSYLIGFGMKMGIFPLHVWLPDAHPVAPSPASALLSGIMLKTGAYGLLRVIYQIFGPNLLMEANWHKILLVLAGLTIFLGSAVAIAQTDLKRRLAYSSIGQMGYILLGMSLLTENALIGDIFHILSHAMMKATLFLAAGIIIFKTGKKKIADLKGIGYEMPITMICFTIAALAMIGIPPFNGYVSKLLLSIGALDAGYSFYVLLLIISSLMNGVYYLPIIIAAFFGKEIDGAKIKVPLFKEAAPAMLFPIVILAAFCLIFGLFPKNLALELSELAAKLLLGRG
- a CDS encoding complex I subunit 5 family protein, producing MELFSKGMGAELIPFLIVILPILGAFLTFIFRKNSIMRDLMAVSITVVIWLLSLMLIPALKNGAIRLILNDFLVIGLTFKIDYFSLVFLNLFTLVWMLATIYATNYMAFEHRQTRFFVFLLLTYTGSLGVVAAGDFFTLFLFFELMAFCSYVLVIHEESEKAMKAGHLYLFLGVIGGLALLLAIIFQYNHTGSMAFNSLLPLFEGDSGKLFTILLLYTLGFGLKAGMAPLHIWLPQAHPIAPSPASALLSGIMIKTGAYGLIRVFASTFSYTSEISTFYSETIGQYGYWLIWAGIITMFIGAFLALFQQGAKNILAYSSVSQIGYIIMGIGCAAYLGSYGAMAMSGVIYHTINHALFKGALFLTVGAIYIYTHDLDITRVRGLASKYPFLMIVFLVSAFGIAGVPGFNGYPSKSILHHAIVEAYEYNGLISLWWAEKIFTLTSALTICYFIKLFRGLFLGEMPKKFKELPDTPLVMKSVLTVFATLMLFIGIFPHVPLKGIVLKGVSVFSYQPYSVAYVEKLNVFNSHDLLAIGITFFIAGVIYFTFEKFNLYNLQFPQWLSVEKMFYMPIAKGFMFICLGPSVVLDQTVNKMYHGTGQASMDVFKHIGEIENSIDKAYSKAGTISTSISEDAPDKKCVNNQRTFWEKLSVNPEWNLKNLNFDSIIVVCLFTILLVILVFFSKGLL
- a CDS encoding MOSC domain-containing protein, with protein sequence MQVVSVSISEKKGMKKTPINKAKLIEGFGIEGDAHGGKWHRQVSLLAEESINKMKDLGLDVDYGSFAENITTSGIELNSLPIGTLLKIGEEALLSVSQIGKECHTRCAIYHQAGDCVMPREGIFAYVLKGGEIKAGDKIEILENYTAAVLTISDKGSKGERVDTAGPKIQTLLAGLGITTIESAIVPDDYKDIQSILRDWIEVEINLIITTGGTGISPRDITPEATQPLIEKPIPGIMEAIRYKSGKITSRAYLTRGIAGVAKKSLIINLPGSEKAVTESLEVISEFLIHGLETLTGKSKDCGRK